One window of Amaranthus tricolor cultivar Red isolate AtriRed21 chromosome 11, ASM2621246v1, whole genome shotgun sequence genomic DNA carries:
- the LOC130826823 gene encoding oxysterol-binding protein-related protein 3C, giving the protein MPSPKKMENKGFFASMSSSLSMFSNAMHRSVNGLLGYENLEVVNPEGGKDDAEEEAHRGRWKQEERDSYWKMMQKYIGSDVTSMVTLPVIIFEPMTMLQKMAELMEYSHLLDQADECEDPYLQLVYAASWAISVYYAFQRTWKPFNPILGETYEMVNHNGITFLSEQVSHHPPMSAGHCENEHFTYDVTSKLKTKFLGNSLDVYPVGRTRVTLKRSGVVLDLVPPPTKVHNLIFGRTWVDSPGEMILTNLTTGDKVVLYFQPCGWFGAGRYEVDGYVYDSNEEPKLLMTGKWNESLSYQPCDVEGEPMPGTELKEVWHLADTPQNDKFQYTYFAHKINSFDTAPKNLLASDSRLRPDRYALEMGDLSKSGAEKSSLEERQRAEKRNREAKGDQFSPRWFDLTEEIATTPWGDMEVYQYNGKYTEHRAAIDSSDIVEVEDVKTKEFNPWQYNDLSAV; this is encoded by the exons ATGCCAAGCCCTAAGAAGATGGAAAATAAAGGCTTTTTCGCTTCAATGTCTTCCAGTTTATCCATGTTCAGTAACGCCATGCATCGATCTGTCAACGG GTTGTTAGGATATGAAAATTTGGAAGTTGTAAATCCTGAAGGGGGTAAAGATGATGCTGAGGAAGAAGCCCACAGAGGAAGATGGAAACAAGAG GAGAGAGATAGTTACTGGAAAATGATGCAGAAGTATATCGGATCTGATGTAACGTCAATGGTGACACTGCCCGTCATAATCTTTGAGCCTATGACTATGCTGCAGAAAATGGCAGAG TTAATGGAGTACTCCCACCTATTAGATCAGGCTGATGAATGTGAAGATCCTTATTTACAGCTGGTTTATGCAG CATCTTGGGCAATATCTGTATACTATGCTTTTCAGCGCACATGGAAGCCTTTTAATCCCATTCTTGGTGAAACCTATGAAATGGTCAATCATAATGGAATTACTTTTCTTTCGGAGCAG gTGAGTCATCATCCTCCTATGAGTGCTGGACATTGTGAAAACGAGCATTTCACATATGATGTGACATCCAAGCTGAAGACAAAATTTTTAGGGAACTCTCTTGATGTCTATCCCGTTGGAAG GACACGTGTCACTCTCAAAAGAAGTGGTGTGGTTTTAGATTTGGTTCCTCCTCCTACTAAAGTGCACAACCTAATTTTTGGTCGGACATGGGTGGATTCACCTGGAGAGATGATTCTGACCAATTTAACTACAGGAGACAAAGTTGTGCTGTATTTTCAACCATGTGGTTGGTTTGG GGCTGGACGATATGAGGTGGATGGTTATGTATATGATTCTAATGAGGAGCCTAAATTGTTGATGACCGGTAAATGGAATGAGTCATTGAGCTATCAACCATGTGATGTGGAAGGGGAACCTATGCCTGGCACAGAACTGAAAGAG GTTTGGCATCTGGCAGATACCCCCCAAAATGATAAGTTTCAATATACTTATTTTGCACACAAGATAAATAGTTTTGACACGGCCCCAAAGAATTTATTGGCTTCAGATTCACGTTTACGGCCTGATAGATATGCTCTTGAAATGGGTGATTTGTCTAAGTCTGGTGCTGAAAAGAGCAG TTTGGAGGAGAGGCAGAGAGCAGAAAAAAGAAATCGAGAAGCCAAGGGTGACCAATTTTCTCCGAGATGGTTCGATCTAACCGAAGAGATTGCAACTACCCCTTGGGGTGACATGGAGGTTTACCAATACAATGGTAAATATACAGAGCATCGGGCAGCGATAGATAGCTCTGACATTGTCGAGGTAGAAGATGTCAAAACCAAGGAGTTCAACCCTTGGCAGTATAATGATTTGTCTGCTGTATGA